A segment of the Hemitrygon akajei chromosome 10, sHemAka1.3, whole genome shotgun sequence genome:
AAACTTAATATCTTTGTTACATTCTGGTATCATGCTAACTGGCAGTCTAAAAGGCACAAACTGATCACAACTGGAATTGAATCAAATTGGGTTTTCCTAAGGAACTACAGAAGCAAATTTAACTTAGCTTCAATTAAAATCTCATGGGGGCTTTGGATAAACTTTTTGTGATGAAAATATTTGTTACCACAATTTTGCAtgatagaaacattttgaatgcttCAAATTGCTCACCAAAATTTAAATTCAGAATGGCCAATGCTCAATATATGAAAATCTTGTGCTCAGTGGCTTCTAATGAAATCCTACATGGGAACAGTTACAGAGTACACAATTGTGACATGGAATGGTATACAGTTATTGGAATAAAGGCAAGGAGTCTTTACCAGTGATGAGTAGAGTGCATCAACAAAAGGCTGTTTAAGCTCCTGCTATTCACAGTCTACATCAGTGATTTGCCAGATGAGATTCAGTGTCACATCTGTACGTTTGCTGGTGCATTACATTTGTGGAAATGCAAGTTAGGGAGGGAGTGTAACTTGGCTTCATTATGATATGGACAAGATTAGTGAGAGAGTGATGAGATGGTGGATGGAATATAATTTGAAAAATATGAGGTTAACCACTTTAGTGTATAAAGCAGAAAAGCAGGGCtgtgctgagatgggagagattagGTAATATTGGTTTCCAAAGGGACCTGGATGTGTTTATACATATATTGCCAAAAGGCAACTTACAGAGAATGAGAAAGGAAAATACTACACCATCACAGCAGAAGTGATATACTGTAATCTTACAGGACCTCAGTATGCTACTGTGCAAACCTTTAGGCCTCTTTTGAAAAAAAATATGCTTGTTATAAAGGGAGTGTGTCGAACTGGTTCCAAGCATGTTTGGTTTGTCAGATGAACTGAGATAGAGTAGGCCAAGCCTTCAAACTCGAAAACGTGAAAAAATGACTGGAAAACCCATTGAAATATATAACCCTCAGATGGGATCACTGGGAAAAACTGTTCTCTGAGTATGAGATTGTTCATTAAAGATGGAGAAGAATAGAAggtggttttttagagcagttgcTGGTTGAATACAAAAGGGAAAAGGTAGTTTCTAGTTTGGGTGTTGTGTATTGAAGTAGATTTtatgaagggtctgaaggtaagGAAATCTGAGGAGGAGGTGATCTTaagatgatagaattcaccctccaGACTGAGAGCGAGAAGCTAACATCAGAAAACAGAGGATCAGTTTATCCAAGGAAGAGGAaagattctaaagggaggatgtggaaactacggctgacaaaggaagtcaaaggcagaataaatgcaaaagagagggcacataatatagcaaaaatttgtTTTAATCCTAAGGGTTGATAAGCTTTTgaaaagcaacagaaggcaaataacaAAGCAATAAGGGAAGAAATAAAATATGAAGTTAAACTGGCCAGTAATATAAAGGGGAATACCAAATTGTTTACAGGTATATAAAGAATAAACAATAAGCAATTTTGGATATCTGATCGtgggaaaatgacgctggagaggtagtaatgtgggacaaagaaatggcggatgaacttaatCAGCACTGTTCGTCTGCACGCTGCCCTTAATCCGTCCTCAATGTCTTCCTCATTCAGGTTCCTGcctagtcacttagatcacagtcCCCCTtttgacgtttggtctgaacaactaaacctcttgatctTATCTTGACCTTTATACATTGAATTACTGCCACGTGATCGTTTGATTATGGTATATATTTGAGTACAGGTGTAACTAGAAAGGGTAAGTGTGCGTGCAGTTACAGTGCTCACGGACTTCTCGGAAAAGTTTTTTTGTCGtttgttttcattttcattttcattttcagttGCGCTGTAACATTGGACGTTCCTGCAGTGACGAATCCGGCAGGAAAACACCTAATTACAATAATTCCCTGTGCAAATCCTTTCGGAACCCCAACAGAATGGAATTCTGTGAGCTGGGAAGTTGCCAGATAACAAGGTGAGTGtctctgctcctgctcctgcctCGCAGTTCGGACCGCTTCGGTTCTGTGGGTTGATTCGGTGACAAGTTAAATTCCCTTCGCTCTCTGACTGAAAGCAGTTTGGGAGATCGGTCCAAATGCGTGTGGTTCACAGTTCCCGAACAATAGGGGGCACAGAGAACGGAGAACGAGAAGCCTGTGACGAGTGTCGACCCGCCAGGAGAGGTTTCCTTTCTGATATGTTGACGGTTAATGATCCGCTTGTCCGGGGAACTGAACTCCGAACGGATGTGGCTCCGCCAGGAGGGACTGTAAACAGTGTGGCAGCAGGTGCAAATCACCAATCCACGTCAACAGGGCCGCAGGCAAAAGGCTATTGACTGCTCTCCGAAGGGCCGGGCTTTTAATTTGAAAGGTTCAAAAACAAATTGGAACTTTAGATTCTTGTGATGAAATAAACTGGGAAAGTAAACCAATGAAAATTAATAACGGGGTGTGTGGAATTGCTGTTGCCGTCCCTCACCTGCttagtgcctccagcattttgtgtgttaatgtGGAATGTAGTAAAACTTTCTCAGGCTGACTGAgtgccacccccacccctcatCCTACCCGTGGCTTCAGTCTCAGAACAACGATCTTAACCCTTGACTGCCCTCTGTTTTGACCGAGTTGATTGACTgcggaattgattgtggactttgggaagggGAAATCtagggaacatacaccagtcctaaCCGAGGGAACAGTAGTGGAAGGggcaagcagtttcaaattcctgggcccaacatggtgatgcaattacaaagaagacacgtcAGCGACTATATTTCGTGAGGaatttgagatttggtatgtcaccaaagacactcggaaatttctacagacgcaccatggtgagcattctaactgactgcatcaccgtctggtctggaggggccactgcacaacaTCAGAACAAATTGGAGCGGGTTGCAAACCCAGCCAACTCCAATATGGGCACTAGCCTCGCCAGCAAACAAGAATCTTCAAAAGGCAAATGTCCCTCTGCatgtcaccttggctgaacagaggagcacttttagtaacagaccaagacaactgtgctgctccaaagaggtcATTCTTTGGACCTGAGCATATTCTTACCTTGGCTATTAGGCTCTAGAATGAGTCAACccatagctggggaagtgatgactcctcctgttagactgtttaaggtaacttatttttttattctttcttacttctcttgtaatatttgtttatctgtgcacttgtaatgttactgCAACACTATAtataagacaacaaatttcacaacgtatgtcagtgatattaaaactagTTCTGATTCTAAGTCATTTCAGTTGGCAAGCAGAAAGGGACACCGTGGGCAGAGTGGAGGAGTATGCTGTCTATGGGCTGGAGAAAGTCACATGACTTGGCTAAGGCAGAACCCTTTCTGAAAGAGGAAAATAAGGGGGCTTATGTGGGAATTCAGAGCTCCACAGATATAAATGTCATAAACTGGTGCGAAGAGACTCAGTGACTAAAGGGTGGGTGCTCTTATAACCTGGAATCAGGGAGAAGTAGTTAAACCAAGCTGCAAGTTGGAGACCCTCCCCAGGGTGGAGACTTTGCCTTTTGAGGGATTAGTTCAGCAGTGTTGTGGCTTTATCTCCAGATAACAAGGGTTAAATTATGAGGGTTTACACCAAACTCATTTGTACTCAATTGTACATAAACTGGCTAGCACAGCTTTCAAATAATGCACTGATCTGCAGGTCTTtggggttgtgggaggaaaccagaggacaggGACGAAGCCCACATGGTCAGAGGAAGAATGCACAATCCCCTCCCGGACAGAGCCAGAACCTTCCCAAGCACTGTGACAATGTGGGGCGTCTGATAGCAGGTTGCCAAGGGCAACACCAGATGTCGGGCTGGCTggatggaggggagagggaaggagaattaaCCAAGAACGTACATGTCCAATGCTCACAATATGAGGGATTGAGCCCATGTAAGGAAGACAGAAGCAGGTTTGCTGCTGACTATTTGTGGTCTTGTGTTCACGGGGCCCAAAAGCACAAGTGATGCCAAAACCAGTTTTCACACAGTCTGATGTCACCCTGCTTACCAGACAGGTCTGTGGGTACCTTCACTTCATGTAGAGTCATTTCTTACATGAAGAATTTCTCCCACATTGTATCCGGCCATTGTTGTTTACAGGCTGTGAAAATCAGTGAGCGTGTTTCTTTTCTTGTTTTCATCAGAGTCTGTGCCCCTGATAGAAATTCCCACTGTTAATGAAGCCCTCTGTTTCATCCTGTGGCAATTAGCCCGTCTCCTTAAAATCCACACGTGTTCTCCCATTTTATTAAGCTTCTCCTGTGCAGTGATACAAGAAATTAAGACACAGGCCTGAGAAGGGAATGACTCGAATGTCCCCAGAGCCAAGGTGATatttgctaatttattttcctttcagGGAGAAAATGAACTCTTCAGTCCTTTACAAGTTCTTCGGAGCTGAGGAGGTGAGAAGCCTACAGTCCATGTACAGTAAAGGTGATGTGGTAACGGTGATCCTTGAACTGAAGCGGAAGGCAGAAGATTTAGCCGGTGTGAAGATCAAAATTGCCGTGCTGGGTGACGTGGGTTCTGGGAAATCCACCTTCATCAATGCCATGAGGGATGTTCGGAGTGACGATCCGGGAGCTGCTCCAACCGGGAATGATGAAGCCAGCATGGTGCCAACCAGATATCGTTATCCATCCCTGCCAGATGTTCAGCTCTGGGATCTCCCAGGATTAAACTCCTTTGGTTTTGAACTGAACCGTTACCTGAAACAAGTGAATTTTGAAAGCTATGACTTCTACATCATTGTGTCTCAGTCGCGATTCAGAGAGTGTGACGGTGAGCTGTCCAAAAGGATTCAAGAACAGCAGAAGGAGTTCTACTACATTCGGTCCAAAATTGACAATGACGCCTTTTCCATGCAGATGCAAGGCATTGACTTCAGTCAAGGGCAGATGCAAATCATCCAGGACTGTGTTAAAAACTTTCAAAATGTCGGAGTCAAACCACCAGCCATTTTCCTGATCTCCAGTTTCGATGTGAAAGAATATGATTTTCCAAAATTAAAGTCTACCCTTGCCACTGACCTTGAGAGCATTAGATCTAATACCTTTTCACGCTCAATTCCAGAGATGATGCTGGGAATTCAACAATCCAAACGCAGGCCGATAATGTGGGTGATCGTGCTGTTGGCCTTCCTGTCTGGGGCCGTGGGCATAATCCAAGCCCCGGGCTTGCCTTTCCTCACTGCCATTGCCTGTACTGCTGCCGGCTGGATGTTCCTTCGATGGCAACTGGGTGTTAGTGACCATGTGCTATGGAACTTGTCTGGCAGAGTCAACAAGCCTGCATCACTTCTGAAAGCTGAAATGGAACGTCGACCGCCTTTCCTGTTGCTTCGATTTGCCCCTAAGGTGCTGTCGCTCATCCTCATTGTGGTCTGTATGATAGCTATCTTCACAGACAGCCACCATTCAGTGACAGTCTCTGTCTTTGGGGCAATGTCCTCATCTGTCTTTACCTTTCTGGTTCTAAAGGATTCACTGGATGACCGGTTGCTATCTCAGCAAACCCTCGCCAAGACCGCACTTCAGCAGGAAGGTGATGACCACCTTTAGGTCTCACAGCTTTCAAAGTTCAACTTGATCCCAATGTCATGGTTAAACTGATTTGTTTATTTGGGGGTCACATTCATTTTCTACAGAGGGCCATCTGAAACATTCACTCTTTATGcatcagaaaaaaataaacatataAATACCTAAATGTAAACTTTTAATCAGGCTTTGCATTTTGCTTTTGGTAGCTGTTACCTGCTGCTCcatgatgctggaaattctcttCTTGAATCACTGTTGTAATAATTGGTGAAAATAAATGGTTTGAGTTAACATAAATTTGATTAATTCTGAGCACTTCAAATCATCCAGGATGCTGAAAGCATCAGAGAAAGGGTTTCAGCCCGGCTGTCACACGTAAGGTGGGCTGCAGGTAGTCAGTGACCACCACAAAAGGTCAAGGGGATAGACAGATAATGCAGGATTCTCTGTGGCTAATTACTGTGAAAACCAGTAACCATTTGGGATGGTCTTTGGGGATGAGAGTTCAGAAAAAAAGCAGCAGCCATGCCTGTGGCACCTGGACTGTATCTGAAGCTCAGTGGGTAAAGGTGGAGGCAAATAGGActatagtgataggagactcgaaAGGTAAGTGGAGGTAagctcaaaaagttcaaagttcaaatacatttgttatcaaggtacatataaattatacaaccttgagattcatctccttacaggcactcctgaaacaagaaacctgaaagaacccattttaaaaaagaccaacaaacacccaatACACAGAGaggaaaaagaacaaattgtgcaaacaatgaaagcaaacaacggcattcagaatgaaaatgagtccatagacacGGAGCCCGGAGCagacccacagcctcagcctcagttcatcacacagtggggcaaATCGTCACAGAGCTTGCAGACACGAAGCCTGGGGCagacccacagcctcagcctcagttcatcacacagtggggcaaATCGTCACAGAGCTTGCAGACACGAAGCCTGGGGCAGatccacagcctcagcctcagttcatcacacagtggggcaaATCGTCACAGAGCTTGCAGACACGAAGCCTGGGGCagacccacagcctcagcctcagttcatcacacagtggggcaaATCGTCACAGAGCTTGCAGACACGGAGCCCGGAGCAGatccacagcctcagcctcagttcacaCAGTGGGGCAAATCGTCACAGAGCTTGCAGACACGAAGCCTGGGGCagacccacagcctcagcctcagttcatcacacagtggggcaaATCGTCACAGAGCTTGCAGACACGAAGCCTGGGGCAGatccacagcctcagcctcagttcatcacacagtggggcaaATCGTCACAGAGCTTGtagacacgaagcccggagcagacccacagcctcagcctcagttcatcacacagtggggcaaATCGTCACAGAGCTTGCAGACACGAAGCCTGGGGCagacccacagcctcagcctcagttcatcacacagtggggcaaATCGTCACAGAGCTTGCAGACACAAAGCCTGGGGCAGACCCAAAGCCTGGGGCagacccacagcctcagcctcagttcatcacacagtggggcaaATCGTCACAGAGCTTGCAGACACAAAGCCCGGAGCagacccacagcctcagcctcagttcatcacacagtggggcaaATCGTCACAGAGCTTGCAGACACGAAGCCCGGGGCagacccacagcctcagcctcagttcatcacacagtggggcaaATCGTCACAGAGCTTGCAGACACGAAGCCTGGGGCagacccacagcctcagcctcagttcatcacacagtggggcaaATCGTCACAGAGCTTGCAGACACGAACCCTGGGGCagacccacagcctcagcctcagttcatcacacagtggggcaaATCGTCACAGAGCTtgcagacacgaagcccggagcagacccacagcctcagcctcagttcatcacacagtggggcaaATCGTCACAGAGCTTGCAGACACGAAGCCCGGGGCagacccacagcctcagcctcagttcatcacacagtggggcaaATCGTCACAGAGCTTGCAGACACGAAGCCTGGGGCagacccacagcctcagcctcagttcatcacacagtggggcaaATCGTCACAGAGCttgcagacacgaagcccagagcagacCCACAGcatcagcctcagttcatcacacagtggggcaaATCATCAGAGAGCTTGCAGACACGAAGCCTGGGGCagacccacagcctcagcctcagttcatcacacagtggggcaaATCATCACAGAGCTtgcagacacgaagcccggagcagacccacagcctcagcctctgtGCCACGGAGAGTGGAGTAAACATCACAGAACAGTGAGCAGAACCCGCCCAACCCTTGCCTCCGGTcccaacaccctgtcttttcagtccatctggcccGACATTTACATTGTCCAAACAACGGGTCATTCCATGCACTCGGACCCGGGCCCCTCTGCATCGATGTGCTCTGAGCCTGGACCCCACTGCCATGTTCCGGCCTTTATccaacctttccaaattggcCCAGGACTTGGGTAGATCAAACCTCATTCTTGATTTAGGTGAACAGGATCTGAAACTCCTCCACTCCGACATTTCTGCGCATTGCATACCCCGATTCTGTCATGACCATGTCTTGACCTCACTCCAAACacttagaaacataaaaaacctacagtacaatacaggcccttcggcctacaatgctgtgccaaacatgtccttactttagaaactaccttagaaattacctagggttacccatagccctctatttttctaagcaccatgttcctatccaagagtctgctccacaatgtctgttactattgggaggtctataaaaacacccagtagagttattgctgCCTTCCAGTTCCTAACTTCCAACCACTTCTCCATGAACATGTCTCGATCTCGCTCCGGCTTTGCAATGCACCTGCACGCCTCGATCCTCGAGTCAACCTTGCCTTTGCTCACCTCGTCATTGCGGTGATCATTTACCACAATTATCcacagaaaaagtgttattaatgagGTATTTAACTGCATTTCTTGTTTTACGAACTGCCAGTAAACTGTTGCCCATCTTCAGTATCACCATCTTAAACTGGGTACGAGATTCTGGGGCTACAAAATTGACTCTGGGATGTGGTGTTGCCTCCTCGGTGCTGCCAGGGTCAATGATGTGTCAGATCAGTTGGGGAGGATATTcaatgggggtggggagaaggagaACATGTAAACAGAAGTCATTATGCATGGTGGCACAAATTACACATGTTGAATAGCTGCTGAAGTTTTGTGGCGCGAATGTAGGGATTCAGGAATGAAGTTCAAAAGCAGGACATCAagcgtagtaatctctggattatttgtTCTGGTGTGTGCTAGTGAGGAAGTTAAGAACAACATCAATGTCTATAAAGCCAGTAGATGAAACGGGCAGGGAGTGATGGAAGCCTGTTGGATTAAAATGCATGTATTTCAATATGAGAGACTCAGCAGGTAACGCAGATGAACTGATGACATGAATAGCTATGTAGCACTAGGAAACTATAGCCATTAGAAACATGGCCAAGGGAGGAATAGGATTCCAACGTAATGTTGACTGTGTGGGTGCTACAGGCAAGATAGTAGTGAAGGAAAGAGTCTGAAATGAAATTACTAAGGGATCATCCAATGTGGCTCTGTGTCTGGAGCTGCGAAATAAGAAGGGAATGGTAAATCTTAATTGTATTGTACAATAAACTCCTAATAGTTGTTGGAAGTTAGAGCAACAAATATTTAGGAAGATTGCTGAAAGTTGTAAGAATAACAGGATGTCATGGTAGGGAATTTTAACTTGGACTGCTGTAATGCTAAGGGTTCAGAAGGGGTGGAATTTATTCTTCAGGAATGTTTTCTCTAACGTTGAAGACGATAGTCAGAACAGGGCAATGTCGACCTCCCTTGGGGAAATAAGGCAGGTCAAGTGACTGACATACTGGTGG
Coding sequences within it:
- the LOC140734509 gene encoding interferon-gamma-inducible GTPase 10-like isoform X1; amino-acid sequence: MMQLRCNIGRSCSDESGRKTPNYNNSLCKSFRNPNRMEFCELGSCQITREKMNSSVLYKFFGAEEVRSLQSMYSKGDVVTVILELKRKAEDLAGVKIKIAVLGDVGSGKSTFINAMRDVRSDDPGAAPTGNDEASMVPTRYRYPSLPDVQLWDLPGLNSFGFELNRYLKQVNFESYDFYIIVSQSRFRECDGELSKRIQEQQKEFYYIRSKIDNDAFSMQMQGIDFSQGQMQIIQDCVKNFQNVGVKPPAIFLISSFDVKEYDFPKLKSTLATDLESIRSNTFSRSIPEMMLGIQQSKRRPIMWVIVLLAFLSGAVGIIQAPGLPFLTAIACTAAGWMFLRWQLGVSDHVLWNLSGRVNKPASLLKAEMERRPPFLLLRFAPKVLSLILIVVCMIAIFTDSHHSVTVSVFGAMSSSVFTFLVLKDSLDDRLLSQQTLAKTALQQEGDDHL
- the LOC140734509 gene encoding interferon-inducible GTPase 5-like isoform X2, whose product is MEFCELGSCQITREKMNSSVLYKFFGAEEVRSLQSMYSKGDVVTVILELKRKAEDLAGVKIKIAVLGDVGSGKSTFINAMRDVRSDDPGAAPTGNDEASMVPTRYRYPSLPDVQLWDLPGLNSFGFELNRYLKQVNFESYDFYIIVSQSRFRECDGELSKRIQEQQKEFYYIRSKIDNDAFSMQMQGIDFSQGQMQIIQDCVKNFQNVGVKPPAIFLISSFDVKEYDFPKLKSTLATDLESIRSNTFSRSIPEMMLGIQQSKRRPIMWVIVLLAFLSGAVGIIQAPGLPFLTAIACTAAGWMFLRWQLGVSDHVLWNLSGRVNKPASLLKAEMERRPPFLLLRFAPKVLSLILIVVCMIAIFTDSHHSVTVSVFGAMSSSVFTFLVLKDSLDDRLLSQQTLAKTALQQEGDDHL
- the LOC140734509 gene encoding interferon-inducible GTPase 5-like isoform X3 produces the protein MNSSVLYKFFGAEEVRSLQSMYSKGDVVTVILELKRKAEDLAGVKIKIAVLGDVGSGKSTFINAMRDVRSDDPGAAPTGNDEASMVPTRYRYPSLPDVQLWDLPGLNSFGFELNRYLKQVNFESYDFYIIVSQSRFRECDGELSKRIQEQQKEFYYIRSKIDNDAFSMQMQGIDFSQGQMQIIQDCVKNFQNVGVKPPAIFLISSFDVKEYDFPKLKSTLATDLESIRSNTFSRSIPEMMLGIQQSKRRPIMWVIVLLAFLSGAVGIIQAPGLPFLTAIACTAAGWMFLRWQLGVSDHVLWNLSGRVNKPASLLKAEMERRPPFLLLRFAPKVLSLILIVVCMIAIFTDSHHSVTVSVFGAMSSSVFTFLVLKDSLDDRLLSQQTLAKTALQQEGDDHL